One window from the genome of Bacillus weihaiensis encodes:
- a CDS encoding (deoxy)nucleoside triphosphate pyrophosphohydrolase, translating to MKKTVKVVAAIIENEQNEILCALRSPEMAIPNMWEFPGGKVEKNEDIYSALVREIKEELDCTIETFDLFNDHTHEYDSFIINLIAIKCKVVEGTPTPSEHSTLIWLKRENLDSLKWAPADIPAVEQLISEY from the coding sequence ATGAAAAAGACAGTAAAAGTTGTTGCAGCTATTATTGAAAATGAACAAAATGAGATACTTTGTGCTTTACGTTCACCGGAAATGGCTATCCCTAATATGTGGGAATTTCCTGGTGGTAAAGTAGAGAAGAATGAAGATATTTATTCTGCGTTGGTTAGAGAGATCAAGGAAGAGCTAGATTGTACGATCGAAACATTTGATCTTTTTAATGATCATACCCATGAATACGATTCATTTATTATTAATTTAATCGCGATCAAGTGTAAAGTTGTTGAAGGGACTCCAACACCTAGTGAGCATTCCACTTTAATTTGGTTAAAAAGAGAAAATCTAGACTCACTTAAATGGGCTCCAGCTGATATTCCAGCAGTTGAGCAGCTTATTAGTGAGTATTAA
- a CDS encoding nucleoside triphosphate pyrophosphohydrolase encodes MPTYNKLVRDKIPEIIDQTGKNYEVRILDKVDYIKELKKKAYEELNEIVEAKDRESSLEELADLLEVIHAIAVYHGSTLEEINSIRQEKEEQRGSFSEKVFLIAVED; translated from the coding sequence ATGCCTACATATAATAAACTTGTACGAGATAAAATTCCAGAAATTATTGATCAAACAGGTAAAAATTATGAAGTTAGAATACTCGATAAGGTAGATTATATAAAAGAACTAAAGAAAAAAGCATATGAAGAATTAAATGAAATTGTTGAAGCGAAGGATCGAGAAAGTTCTCTTGAAGAACTAGCGGATTTATTAGAAGTAATACATGCAATAGCTGTGTACCATGGTTCAACTCTGGAAGAAATCAATTCAATTAGACAAGAAAAAGAAGAACAGCGAGGTAGCTTTAGTGAGAAAGTTTTTTTAATTGCAGTGGAAGATTAA
- a CDS encoding HNH endonuclease, translating into MGHKLKVGELREMYLTDEEIWRIFTIILSNKSVKSSTYKYALIKALIENLYQINEDFELTYDQLAYSFTKIYWNLVVHHNLLNQNSGQTARVVSIIKEGQLKSGIPSEMVFDKLDEAIQIKLVGKVKSTMKINVFGALYGDTRGSFYAFDHKKETLRLNPSVHSFMLNYQRLLVNLTNYHMAAMVEQLNEVPSINYLLGKVESIAKRSSLKPFEKVLLTYFKAECFYCGKKLTDNKRETHVDHFIPWSFVQSDHIWNLVLACNTCNSSKSDKLPTRNYLDYIIDRNQVLNDVKENTSITILMNNYRSEKIIMLYDYSIKNGFDSVWIP; encoded by the coding sequence TTGGGTCATAAACTAAAAGTCGGTGAGTTAAGAGAAATGTACTTAACCGATGAAGAGATATGGAGAATTTTTACGATCATTTTATCAAACAAGTCAGTAAAATCTTCAACTTATAAATATGCTCTAATCAAAGCATTAATTGAAAATTTGTATCAAATAAATGAAGATTTTGAGTTAACTTATGATCAACTAGCTTACTCATTTACTAAGATTTATTGGAATTTAGTTGTTCACCATAACCTGTTAAACCAGAACAGCGGACAAACGGCTAGAGTTGTTTCCATTATTAAAGAAGGACAACTAAAAAGTGGTATACCATCTGAAATGGTGTTCGATAAATTAGATGAAGCAATACAAATAAAGCTAGTAGGTAAAGTGAAATCAACAATGAAAATAAATGTATTTGGCGCACTATATGGAGATACAAGAGGGAGTTTTTATGCATTTGATCATAAGAAGGAAACATTAAGACTAAATCCTTCGGTTCATAGTTTTATGTTAAATTACCAAAGGTTACTTGTCAATCTTACAAACTATCACATGGCTGCCATGGTTGAACAATTAAACGAGGTACCTAGTATCAATTACCTTTTAGGTAAAGTGGAGAGCATAGCAAAACGATCTTCATTAAAACCCTTTGAGAAAGTACTTTTAACGTATTTTAAAGCTGAATGCTTCTATTGTGGTAAGAAATTAACTGATAACAAGAGAGAAACACACGTAGATCATTTTATTCCTTGGTCATTCGTTCAGTCTGATCATATATGGAATCTTGTATTAGCTTGTAATACATGTAATAGTTCTAAGAGTGATAAGCTACCAACGAGAAATTATTTAGATTATATTATTGATAGGAATCAAGTCCTAAATGATGTAAAAGAGAATACCTCAATTACTATTTTAATGAATAATTATAGGTCAGAAAAGATTATTATGCTCTATGATTATTCAATTAAGAATGGCTTTGATTCAGTTTGGATTCCATAG
- a CDS encoding amidase family protein has product MSNSMNTFINQKRVILSVSMIILLLIGSVILPTSLVSATNLKSDNGASWRIHDTVRPSLDTGSFRTVSESPIHGFGNIFVRVSSTPEPLFNDQMMRGFGLTYDGIDTFETTQAVDLGGVHITREIKMDRSESWTRFFDSFTNTTDETVVVEVSFGGALGYGTGDEHGAIQTTSDGDKVITPADEWTIAATPKDDERPVGVVIGTPAPFEGALTKVGNQERNPFETPYVTEGHESNFYGYIHTLTIEPGESESLARFLLVGDTQGLTAIPSTEEKLDNLATEPDFTGLTTEEIYSLENWDITTLPEYNPDTFSESITLDYPEPPTKEEFYTTSNYDVVNKTIAELQTDMEVGVTTSEEITRAYLDRIAAYDNGQFGFNAFITVAENAIEQAKAADEARSNGQTGSLLGIPIAIKDIFDTKDMPNTGGSLALKDWQPATDAHQVNLLREAGAVIIGKTNLSEFAFSGSQSDSGFGQVWNALYPSKTSYGSSGGSSVSVALSMTAAALGSQTGVSLYAPANGASITMFRGTDGMASVHGVMPLNWGQDYAGPMARTVTDLAYLLNATTGTDAKDMLTEEADEHRPADWTVSLDKSALQGKRIGYIPSSFVSGFANDGTGQAVMDHFTDLEAAGATMVEMPDPPSRPDSVKGDKTEEGWARYIELHSSFPFAKGSDILKDENVLPYNHEDEDATRMTSEEVDAWLNYRTEYKERIKQWMDDNNVDAIVYAGFLSDMYNNDSSIYQLSADRGTGVLTSNVGLPTVLVPVGTNPHGYSISMQLVGRAWDDANILGMGYALEQQANGQQFTSFAPALEVMATDNPDPEDPDTGNPDTEDPDTDNPDTDNPDPDNPGTDTPEANTELTLGEQMVVVANQTYTITGTKAKITMPADLPEGSKVTIIKEDATDHDGLEVAGEVLNVTFEFPEGSTPPTNGYTLTLGYNQGADTEQLAIYYFNETSNEWEHKGGEVNEEEETITLDVPHFSSYGVFVEIEETTPTEDESGTTDDETDSNNDQSTNENEQDDENTNETNNTTNNDKSNHNLPNTATSVFNWLMIGAITIATGIVLLIVRRRKVNM; this is encoded by the coding sequence TTGTCTAATTCTATGAATACTTTTATCAATCAAAAAAGGGTTATTTTATCTGTTTCAATGATCATTCTGTTACTAATAGGGAGTGTCATCCTACCAACTAGTTTGGTTTCAGCTACTAATCTGAAATCTGATAACGGGGCTAGTTGGAGAATACATGATACTGTTCGTCCTAGTCTAGATACCGGGAGTTTTCGAACTGTAAGTGAATCTCCTATCCATGGTTTTGGTAACATATTTGTTCGTGTTTCTTCAACTCCTGAGCCCCTTTTTAATGATCAAATGATGCGGGGATTCGGACTAACCTATGATGGAATTGACACGTTTGAAACAACCCAAGCAGTAGACCTAGGCGGAGTACATATTACTCGTGAAATTAAGATGGATAGGTCAGAAAGCTGGACAAGATTCTTTGATAGTTTTACCAATACAACCGATGAGACAGTTGTTGTTGAAGTTTCGTTTGGTGGTGCACTCGGATATGGTACAGGTGATGAACATGGTGCGATCCAAACTACTTCTGATGGTGATAAAGTCATCACTCCAGCAGATGAATGGACAATTGCTGCCACTCCGAAAGACGATGAGCGCCCTGTAGGAGTTGTCATTGGTACACCAGCACCATTTGAAGGTGCATTGACGAAGGTTGGTAACCAAGAACGAAATCCTTTTGAAACACCGTATGTAACAGAGGGACATGAATCAAATTTCTATGGGTACATTCATACGTTGACAATTGAACCTGGAGAATCTGAATCATTAGCAAGATTCTTATTGGTTGGTGATACGCAAGGTTTAACAGCGATTCCATCCACTGAAGAAAAGCTTGATAATCTTGCAACAGAGCCTGACTTCACTGGTTTAACAACAGAAGAAATTTATTCATTAGAAAACTGGGACATTACTACTTTACCAGAATACAATCCAGATACATTCTCTGAATCTATTACACTTGATTATCCAGAACCCCCAACTAAAGAAGAATTCTACACGACGTCGAACTATGATGTTGTGAATAAAACAATCGCTGAACTTCAAACGGATATGGAAGTAGGCGTTACAACCTCAGAAGAAATCACACGTGCCTACCTAGACAGAATTGCTGCTTATGACAATGGTCAGTTTGGCTTCAATGCCTTTATAACAGTTGCTGAGAATGCAATTGAACAAGCAAAGGCAGCCGATGAAGCACGTTCTAATGGCCAAACAGGCTCACTCTTAGGAATTCCAATTGCTATTAAAGATATTTTTGATACGAAAGACATGCCGAACACAGGTGGAAGCCTCGCATTAAAGGATTGGCAACCTGCAACGGATGCACACCAAGTTAATCTCCTGCGCGAAGCTGGCGCTGTCATAATTGGTAAGACTAATCTATCTGAGTTTGCATTCTCAGGAAGTCAAAGTGACAGTGGATTCGGTCAAGTTTGGAATGCCTTATATCCTTCCAAGACTTCTTATGGTTCAAGTGGAGGCTCATCTGTTTCTGTAGCCCTTAGCATGACCGCTGCAGCATTAGGTAGCCAAACCGGCGTTTCTCTTTATGCACCAGCAAATGGAGCTAGCATTACCATGTTCCGTGGGACTGATGGAATGGCAAGTGTTCACGGTGTCATGCCATTAAATTGGGGACAGGATTATGCAGGTCCTATGGCTAGAACTGTGACAGACCTTGCCTATTTACTAAATGCAACAACAGGAACGGATGCAAAAGACATGCTTACTGAGGAAGCTGATGAACATCGACCAGCTGATTGGACAGTTTCTCTTGATAAAAGCGCCTTACAAGGTAAACGAATCGGATATATCCCAAGTTCATTTGTCTCTGGTTTTGCAAATGATGGAACAGGGCAAGCAGTGATGGATCACTTTACTGACCTTGAGGCAGCAGGAGCAACGATGGTAGAGATGCCAGATCCACCAAGTAGACCTGATAGTGTGAAGGGAGACAAAACAGAAGAAGGTTGGGCGCGTTATATCGAACTTCATTCTAGCTTTCCTTTTGCTAAAGGAAGTGACATTTTAAAGGATGAAAACGTCTTACCTTACAACCATGAGGATGAAGACGCAACAAGAATGACTAGTGAAGAAGTTGATGCATGGTTAAATTACCGTACCGAATACAAAGAACGAATCAAACAATGGATGGATGATAACAATGTTGATGCGATTGTTTATGCAGGTTTCCTAAGTGATATGTATAATAATGACAGCTCTATTTACCAATTGAGCGCAGATAGAGGAACCGGTGTATTAACTTCTAACGTAGGTCTACCAACTGTATTGGTTCCGGTAGGTACTAATCCTCATGGGTACTCTATTTCAATGCAACTAGTTGGTAGAGCATGGGATGATGCAAATATTTTAGGGATGGGCTATGCACTTGAACAACAAGCCAATGGCCAACAATTCACATCTTTTGCTCCTGCATTAGAGGTCATGGCAACAGATAATCCAGACCCAGAAGATCCAGATACGGGTAATCCTGATACAGAAGATCCAGACACGGACAATCCAGACACAGACAATCCAGATCCAGATAACCCGGGAACAGATACGCCAGAGGCTAACACAGAACTAACACTTGGCGAACAAATGGTTGTAGTAGCTAACCAAACCTATACCATTACAGGAACAAAAGCAAAAATTACAATGCCAGCTGACTTACCAGAAGGGTCAAAAGTAACCATTATAAAAGAAGATGCCACTGATCATGACGGATTAGAAGTTGCAGGTGAAGTACTAAATGTCACATTCGAATTTCCAGAAGGTTCAACTCCTCCTACTAATGGTTACACACTAACATTAGGTTATAATCAGGGGGCTGATACAGAACAACTAGCAATCTACTACTTTAACGAAACATCAAATGAATGGGAACATAAAGGCGGCGAAGTAAACGAAGAAGAAGAAACAATCACTCTAGATGTTCCGCACTTCTCGTCATACGGAGTGTTTGTTGAAATAGAAGAAACGACACCTACAGAAGATGAATCAGGCACTACAGATGATGAAACAGATTCCAACAATGATCAGTCTACCAATGAAAATGAACAAGATGATGAAAATACGAACGAAACAAATAATACTACTAACAATGATAAGTCCAATCATAATCTACCAAATACTGCGACAAGCGTGTTCAATTGGTTGATGATCGGGGCTATCACCATCGCAACGGGAATTGTTTTACTCATTGTACGTAGACGGAAAGTAAATATGTAA
- a CDS encoding DUF2243 domain-containing protein, protein MSKNQSQTYAFSNRNLWGGFLFGLGFAAFIDETVFHQLLHWHHFYDRSTTDIGLVSDGLFHAFSWFATVFSAFMFADLRRKQGFWLARWMGGVLLGGGGFNLYDGIIQHKLMRIHQIRYDVEILPYDLAWNITAAALIIVGVILIVRTRKQLPKGEEMLSGSQSHS, encoded by the coding sequence ATGAGTAAAAACCAATCACAAACGTATGCTTTCAGCAATCGCAATTTATGGGGTGGCTTTTTATTTGGACTAGGTTTTGCAGCTTTCATTGACGAGACTGTTTTTCATCAATTATTACATTGGCATCACTTTTATGATAGATCTACAACTGATATTGGACTAGTTTCAGATGGTCTATTCCATGCCTTTAGTTGGTTTGCGACAGTTTTTTCAGCATTTATGTTTGCAGATCTTCGCCGAAAACAAGGTTTTTGGCTTGCGAGATGGATGGGTGGAGTTCTTCTCGGAGGAGGAGGCTTTAACTTGTATGATGGGATTATTCAACATAAGCTCATGAGAATTCATCAAATTCGTTATGATGTTGAGATTTTGCCATACGACTTAGCGTGGAATATAACTGCTGCAGCACTTATTATTGTGGGGGTGATTCTCATAGTTCGAACAAGAAAGCAATTACCAAAAGGGGAGGAAATGCTTAGTGGGTCACAATCACATTCATAG
- a CDS encoding cytochrome c oxidase assembly protein, with translation MGHNHIHSASYSLSDYFLITFFVCMVILYIIGVRLSNRMYKKWSTLRTLSWVVGILFVSLTVVGPVADRAHVDFSMHMLAHLFLGMLGPLLIALSAPMTLFLRALSVKSARRCTKMLKNNFFRIVSHPLPASILNIGGLWLLYTTDLYAQMHENLYLYIFIHIHVFLAGYLFTISIIYIDPVAHRTSFLYRSIIFIIALGAHGILSKYIYAHPPQGVPSSQAEIGGMLMYYGGDGIDLFLIIIFCYQWFKSTHKTDASNAVLHS, from the coding sequence GTGGGTCACAATCACATTCATAGTGCTAGCTATAGTTTATCAGATTACTTCCTCATTACTTTTTTTGTATGTATGGTTATTCTCTATATAATAGGTGTTCGTTTATCCAATCGTATGTATAAAAAATGGTCGACATTGCGAACATTATCCTGGGTAGTAGGCATTCTATTTGTATCTCTTACAGTAGTCGGACCGGTTGCTGACAGAGCGCATGTGGATTTTAGCATGCATATGCTAGCCCATTTATTCCTTGGGATGTTAGGACCTCTACTTATTGCACTTTCTGCACCGATGACGCTTTTTTTAAGAGCTCTTTCTGTGAAATCAGCACGACGGTGTACAAAAATGTTGAAAAATAATTTTTTTCGGATCGTTAGTCATCCGTTGCCTGCATCGATTTTAAATATCGGAGGTCTTTGGTTACTCTACACAACGGACTTATACGCACAAATGCACGAGAATCTCTATCTTTATATATTTATACATATTCATGTATTTCTAGCAGGATATCTTTTTACAATATCGATCATCTATATTGATCCAGTTGCACATCGGACGAGCTTCCTCTATCGTTCAATCATTTTCATTATCGCCTTGGGAGCCCATGGAATTTTATCAAAGTATATTTATGCCCACCCACCACAAGGTGTTCCGAGTTCACAAGCAGAAATAGGCGGAATGCTGATGTACTATGGTGGAGATGGCATCGATTTATTTCTAATCATTATTTTTTGCTATCAATGGTTTAAATCTACACATAAAACTGATGCATCAAACGCAGTCTTACATAGCTAA
- a CDS encoding helix-turn-helix transcriptional regulator translates to MKNRMKEMRKAKKLTQEDLAKQVGVSRQSIIAIESGKYKPSLELAYNISKAFECIIEDVFIMEERGEE, encoded by the coding sequence ATGAAAAACAGAATGAAAGAGATGCGCAAAGCTAAGAAGCTGACGCAAGAGGATTTAGCTAAACAGGTAGGTGTCTCGAGGCAATCGATTATAGCCATTGAATCTGGAAAATATAAGCCATCACTCGAGCTAGCATACAACATCTCAAAGGCTTTCGAATGCATTATTGAAGACGTCTTTATTATGGAAGAAAGGGGAGAGGAATAA
- a CDS encoding tyrosine-type recombinase/integrase yields the protein MSLVIMVEEIEEWYEEELLIFETHMDNKDYSVHTMKNYLRDVRLFLSYVNRKTENPKSLEEIRKMDITLFLNYLKNKKGNSAGTRNYRLMAIRAFYKCLIEYELVTFNPTDGIERAKEQKNPLPTYLEKDELKVFFDQINKVSKKMYVKRNKVIIGLMAFCGLRVDEVHLLNKSSINHTQRGIIVRGKGNKTRYIPLPKDLYHVITEYIDHHREYGLEGHKDALFLSRFGKRLSVRRIQSITESICKSLYKQGEYEEWKEKKLSSHKLRHSFATILIQQGYDIRTVQELLGHSNLNTTQRYTHVTDAAKQKVMDEMEIDVF from the coding sequence TTGAGTCTGGTCATAATGGTAGAGGAAATAGAAGAATGGTACGAAGAAGAGTTATTGATATTCGAAACACATATGGATAATAAAGATTATTCGGTTCACACTATGAAAAATTATTTAAGGGATGTTCGGTTATTTTTATCTTATGTTAATAGGAAAACGGAAAATCCAAAGTCTCTTGAGGAGATACGGAAAATGGACATAACCTTATTCCTGAATTACTTAAAAAATAAAAAAGGAAATTCTGCAGGTACAAGAAATTACAGGTTAATGGCTATTCGTGCCTTTTATAAATGCTTAATTGAATATGAATTGGTAACGTTTAATCCTACTGATGGTATTGAGAGAGCAAAAGAGCAAAAAAATCCCTTGCCTACATACCTGGAGAAAGATGAGTTAAAAGTATTTTTTGATCAAATTAATAAAGTCAGTAAAAAAATGTATGTTAAGCGAAATAAAGTGATTATTGGCTTAATGGCTTTTTGTGGTCTTCGTGTGGATGAAGTACATTTGTTAAATAAGTCGAGTATTAATCATACGCAAAGAGGGATTATAGTACGTGGTAAAGGCAACAAAACGAGGTATATTCCGTTACCAAAAGACTTATATCACGTAATCACAGAATATATAGATCATCATCGAGAATATGGGTTGGAAGGTCATAAAGACGCATTATTTTTAAGTCGATTCGGAAAGAGATTGTCTGTTAGAAGAATCCAGTCGATCACTGAAAGCATCTGTAAGAGTCTTTATAAACAAGGTGAGTATGAAGAATGGAAAGAGAAGAAGCTTTCAAGTCATAAATTGCGACATTCCTTTGCGACAATCCTTATCCAACAAGGATATGATATTAGAACGGTACAAGAATTATTAGGTCATTCCAATCTTAATACTACACAAAGATATACACATGTTACTGATGCTGCAAAACAAAAGGTAATGGATGAAATGGAGATTGATGTGTTCTAA